The Fragaria vesca subsp. vesca linkage group LG2, FraVesHawaii_1.0, whole genome shotgun sequence genome includes a window with the following:
- the LOC101304069 gene encoding probable ubiquitin-conjugating enzyme E2 23-like: protein MGSKQHDSVFKDEETTAVDLDNSSVGKVVSDSNVNNEFKKLSEVVSGTNNTPCIYRQDVVRSKSDMIGIVTEVAGDTDSDSGMTDDEDEDDDEDDDDDEDEDDNGENHENEKDGGDDKNQNGGNDKTGPLPADQVRVLWIDETESTQNINDVTVVDRGFLHGDFVAAASEPTGQVGVVVDVNIAVDLKAPDGSIIKDVPSNDLKRVREFTVGDYVVLGTWLGRIEDVFDNVTVMIDDGSLCRILRADPMDLKPLSKNLLEDVHFPYYPGQRVKARSSSVFKNSLWLSGSWKPNRLEGTVTKVTVGSVFIYWIASAGCGPDSSTAPAKEQVPRKLKLLSCFTHANWQLGDWCLFPSSASLSSIAIDKGSKLELVCDSEESSLEEPSGNSASMDTDPVSVLDGNNGNAGSNTSIESSSSGSSLLVTKVPVSLHRKKLRKPVVKRDKKARKEENFERSFLIANTRTTVDVAWQDGSIERKLASTNLIPLDSPGDHEFVAEQYVVEKASDDDDDAFEARRVGLVKSVNAKERTACVKWLKAVSRAEDPREFDKEEVVSVYELEGHPDYDYCYGDVVVRLLPVSASAQTTSVSDLLEEPKQENQPSELTSEAVDEASSVDKSCMDFSDLSWVGNITGLKNGDIEVTWADGMVSTVGPQAIYVVGRADDDDSIAGSEVSDAGSWETVDDDQVHALFPLESITEEVEMQSAFNVNSEAEEGGEDNSGRNPALSVPLAALRYVTRLASGIFARGQKNLDPICLDTKGEGDFEPREVEIFQGDQGEDSSSQKSKFVDSSMETNHKNEECVSLETTQILDAAEILCNLRTEESDAKKCSKDDVCSFKRFDIARDPLDHHYLGAAGQNSSSKKWFKKIQQDWSILQNNLPVGIYVRVYEDRMDLLRAVIVGAYGTPYQDGLFFFDFHLPPEYPDVPPSAYYHSGGWRINPNLYEEGKVCLSLLNTWTGRGNEVWDPKSSSILQVLVSLQGLVLNSKPYFNEAGYDKQIGTAEGEKNSLSYNENTFLLNCKTIMSLMRRPPKDFEELVKDHFRRRGYYILKACDAYMKGYLIGSLTEDASVSDSSNANSTSVGFKLMLAKIVPKLFLALSEVGADCHEFKHLQQS, encoded by the exons ATGGGAAGCAAGCAGCATGACAGTGTTTTTAAAGATGAGGAAACTACTGCTGTAGACCTTGATAATAGTTCTGTGGGAAAGGTTGTTTCTGATTCAAATGTGAATAATGAATTTAAAAAGTTGAGTGAGGTTGTCAGTGGCACGAATAATACTCCATGCATATATAGACAAGATGTTGTGAGGAGCAAGAGCGATATGATTGGGATTGTGACTGAAGTTGCTGGTGATACGGATTCTGATAGCGGCATGACTGATGATGAGGATGAGGATGATGATGAAGACGATGATGATGACGAGGACGAAGATGACAATGGTGAGAATCATGAAAATGAGAAAGATGGTGGTGATGACAAGAACCAAAATGGTGGTAATGATAAGACTGGTCCTCTTCCTGCTGACCAAGTTCGAGTACTTTGGATAGATGAAACTGAGTCAACCCAGAATATCAATGATGTAACAGTTGTTGATCGGGGATTCTTGCATGGAGATTTTGTTGCTGCTGCTTCTGAGCCAACTGGGCAAGTTGGTGTCGTGGTAGATGTCAATATCGCTGTTGATCTGAAAGCTCCTGATGGGTCCATCATAAAAGATGTGCCATCCAATGACTTAAAACGTGTGAGGGAGTTCACTGTTGGAGATTATGTGGTCCTTGGTACCTGGCTGGGTAGAATTGAGGATGTTTTTGATAACGTGACAGTGATGATTGATGATGGTTCCCTATGCAGAATTTTGAGAGCAGATCCGATGGATCTTAAACCACTTTCGAAAAATTTGCTTGAAGATGTGCATTTCCCTTATTACCCAGGTCAGCGTGTGAAGGCAAGGTCATCATCAGTTTTCAAGAATTCTTTGTGGTTATCTGGCTCATGGAAGCCTAATCGTCTGGAAGGTACTGTTACTAAAGTTACAGTAGGATCAGTGTTTATTTATTGGATAGCTTCTGCTGGCTGTGGGCCAGATTCTTCTACTGCCCCTGCTAAAGAGCAGGTCCCCAGGAAGTTGAAACTACTGTCTTGTTTTACACATGCAAATTGGCAATTGGGTGACTGGTGTCTCTTTCCTTCATCAGCGTCGTTATCTTCCATAGCCATAGATAAGGGGTCAAAATTAGAACTCGTTTGTGATTCGGAAGAGAGTTCACTAGAAGAACCAAGTGGAAATAGTGCATCCATGGATACCGATCCAGTATCTGTATTAGATGGAAACAATGGAAATGCTGGAAGTAATACTTCTATTGAATCTAGTTCCAGCGGTAGTTCCTTGTTAGTCACAAAGGTGCCTGTTTCTCTTCATCGCAAAAAGCTGCGTAAACCTGTGGTTAAAAGAGACAAGAAGGCACGAAAGGAGGAAAATTTTGAAAGATCCTTTTTAATTGCCAATACCAGGACAACAGTTGATGTGGCTTGGCAGGATGGTTCAATAGAACGGAAGCTGGCTTCAACCAATTTAATTCCTCTTGATAGTCCTGGTGATCATGAATTTGTTGCTGAACAATATGTGGTGGAGAAGGCATCAGATGATGATGACGATGCTTTTGAAGCTAGACGTGTTGGGCTTGTGAAAAGTGTCAATGCCAAGGAGCGAACAGCATGTGTCAAGTGGTTGAAGGCAGTTTCCAGGGCTGAAGATCCTAGAGAATTTGACAAAGAAGAAGTTGTTAGCGTATATGAGCTTGAGGGTCACCCAGATTATGATTACTGTTATGGGGATGTTGTTGTCAGATTGTTGCCAGTTTCTGCTTCTGCACAAACTACTTCAGTATCAGACTTACTTGAGGAGCCAAAGCAGGAAAATCAACCAAGTGAGCTTACATCGGAAGCTGTCGATGAAGCTTCTTCTGTTGATAAATCTTGTATGGACTTCTCAGATCTTTCATGGGTTGGGAATATAACTGGTCTTAAGAACGGTGACATTGAAGTTACATGGGCAGACGGGATGGTTTCCACG GTTGGACCTCAAGCAATTTATGTTGTTGGTCGAGCTGATGACGATGACTCAATTGCTGGTAGTGAGGTTAGTGATGCTGGGAGTTGGGAAACAGTTGATGATGACCAGGTGCATGCCCTGTTTCCACTCGAGAGTATAACAGAG GAAGTGGAGATGCAGAGTGCCTTCAACGTGAATTCTGAAGCAGAGGAGGGTGGAGAAGATAATTCTGGAAGGAACCCAGCATTGTCTGTTCCCTTGGCTGCACTTCGCTATGTTACCAGACTAGCAAGTGGAATATTTGCACGGGGACAAAAGAACTTGGATCCAATTTGTTTAGATACTAAAGGTGAAGGTGATTTTGAGCCTCGGGAAGTTGAAATTTTTCAGGGAGATCAGGGTGAAGATTCCAGCTCTCAGAAATCTAAATTTGTTGATAGTAGCATGGAGACCAATCATAAAAATGAAGAGTGTGTGTCCTTGGAGACAACACAAATATTGGATGCTGCAGAAATCTTGTGCAACTTAAGGACTGAAGAGTCGGATGCTAAAAAATGTAGCAAGGATGATGTTTGCAGTTTCAAACGCTTTGATATAGCCAGAGATCCTTTGGACCATCATTATCTTGGTGCAGCAGGGCAG AATAGCAGTAGTAAAAAGTGGTTCAAGAAGATTCAGCAAGATTGGAGCATCCTTCAAAATAACCTGCCTG TTGGCATCTACGTACGCGTTTATGAAGATCGAATGGACCTCTTGAGGGCAGTTATAGTTGGGGCTTATGGGACACCTTACCAAGACGGCCTCTTCTTTTTCGATTTTCACCTCCCTCCCGAGTATCCTGATGTCCCTCCG TCAGCGTATTATCATTCTGGTGGCTGGCGGATAAATCCAAATCTATACGAAGAAGGCAAGGTCTGTCTTAGTCTGTTAAATACTTGGACTGGCAGAGGAAATGAAGTATGGGATCCAAAGTCTTCTAGCATCCTTCAAGTTCTAGTTTCACTCCAGGGATTGGTGCTAAATTCTAAGCCCTATTTCAACGAAGCTGGCTATGATAAGCAAATTGGAACAGCTGAAGGGGAGAAAAATTCATTGTCATACAATGAGAATACTTTCTTGCTGAATTGCAAGACGATAATGTCTCTTATGCGGAGGCCTCCCAAG GACTTTGAAGAGCTTGTCAAAGATCATTTCAGGAGGCGTGGCTATTACATCCTCAAGGCTTGTGATGCATATATGAAAGGCTACTTGATAGGTTCGCTCACTGAAGATGCCTCTGTTAGTGATAGCAGTAATGCAAATTCGACCTCTGTTGGTTTCAAGTTGATGTTAGCTAAGATTGTGCCAAAGCTGTTCTTGGCTTTGAGTGAGGTTGGAGCTGATTGTCATGAATTTAAGCATCTGCAACAGTCATAG